The Chryseobacterium oranimense genome contains the following window.
CATTTTTTCATGCAGATACTGGAAGATCACATACATCACCGGAATAATGAAAATCCCGAATACTACTCCTGTAAACATTCCCCCTACGGTACTGATCCCGATAGAATGGTTTCCTTTTGCCGCAGCACCCTGGGTCCAAACCAATGGAAGCATACCAATGATAAAGGCAAATGAGGTCATCAGAATAGGTCTCAGACGTAGTCTTGAAGCCTGAAGTGCCGATTCAATCAATGTTTTTCCTGCTTTTCTTCTTTGAACGGCAAACTCCACAATCAGAATGGCATTCTTCGCTAATAATCCTACAAGCATGATCAAACCTACCTGAACGTAAATATTATTATCGATTCCTGCTAATCCCGTGAAAGCAAATACTCCGAAAATCCCTGTAGGAACTGTAAGAATAACTGCGAACGGAAGGATATAACTTTCGTACTGTGCCGCTAATAAGAAATACACAAATAATATACTTAAAAGGAATACGAATGCTGTTTGCCCTCCTGTTTTAATTTCTTCACGGGTAATTCCTGTCCATTCATATCCGAAACCTCTCGGAAGTGATTTCTGAGCCACTTCTTCTACTGCTTTAATAGCGTCTCCGGTACTGTATCCGGGTTTTGGAGTACCATTGATCGTTACTGCATTGAAGAGGTTATTTCTTGTCACTGTCTCGGGTCCGAAGGTTCTTTTTAAAGTCACTAAAGTTTTTACAGGAACCATTTCGCCTGCATTGTTTTTCACATAAATCCCTTCCAGAGAGTTGGCATCGGTACGGTAAGGAACATCTGCCTGAGCCATTACCCTGTAGTATTTCCCGAATCTGTTGAAATCCGAAACAAAGCTACTTCCGTAATAGATCTGCATGGTCTGCATCAGTTCAGTTACAGAAACTCCCAACTGATTGGCCTTATCCGTATCTACATCAATCGTGTACTGTGGATTTCCGGCAGCATAGGTGGTAAATGCGAACGCAATTTCCGGACGTTTCATCAGTTCTCCGATGAAGGCCTGCGTTGTTGTTCCCAATTGTTCAAAAGAACCGTTGGTTTTATCCTGAAGCATAAATTCAAAACCGGAAACGTTACCGAAACCTTGTACGGTAGGGAAGTTGAAGAAGAATGCATTGGCATCTTTTACCTGGGCAACCTTACCTGTTAAAGTAGCTGCAATCTGGTCCGGATCTTTCATTTCGCCACGGTCTTTATAATCTTTAAGCTTAATAAAACCTGCAGAATAAGGGGAAGCATTCGCATTACTGATGAAATTCATCCCATCTGCTACCCAAAGGTGGTTCATGGCTTTTTCACTTTTTACGATCTTATCAATCTGTTCCGTAGCTCTGTTGGTTCTTTCAAGTGAACTTCCCGGAGGAGTATTCACAGCATACAGAACGAATCCCTGGTCTTCCGTCGGGATAAATCCTGTAGGAGCTTTTTTGATCAAGAAAACACTTCCTGCAATGATAAGCGCTAAACCTCCTATAGCAACCCATTTGTTTTTGATTAAAAATTTAAGGCTGTAAATATATTTTCTGGTCATATTATTAAAGGCCACATTGAATGCGTTGAAGAATCTCGCTCCAAAACCTTTTTTCTGACTGTGTTCTCCATGTTCTCCCTGAGGATCGTTCAGGAACAGGGCGCATAAAGCAGGACTTAATGTCAGTGCATTTACGGCTGAAATCATAATGGCAATAACCAATGTGAAGGCAAACTGTCTGTAGAAAACCCCTGCAGGTCCCTGCATGAAACCAACCGGGATAAATACGGCACACATCACCAAAGTAATGGAGATAATGGCACCGGAAATTTCACTCATGGAATTCGTGGTTGCCTGCTCTACCGGCATTCCGGTATGCTCCATTTTGGAATGGACGGCTTCTACCACAACGATGGCGTCATCCACTACAATACCAATGGCGAGTACCAGGGCAAACAGCGTCAACATATTGATACTGAAACCAAACAGCTGCAGGAAGAAGAAGGTACCGATAATGGCAACCGGAACTGCAATCGCAGGAATCAATGTAGATCTGAAATCCTGAAGGAAAATATACACTACAATAAATACCAGGATAAATGCAATCACCAAAGTTTCAACCACCTGATGAATAGACGCATCCAAAAAGTCTTTGGAATTGTACATAATGATCGGCTTTACTCCTTTTGGAAGCGTAGTTGAAAACTGATCTACCTGCTTTTCAATCTCGGTAAGAATATCATTGGCATTGGAACCTGCCGTCTGCAGGATGGCGAAACCGGCTACCGGCTTTCCGTCAACTCTGTTTGTTGCCGTGTATGTATAGGAACCGAATTCTACTCTGGCTACATCTTTTAATCTTAAGAATGAACCGTCGTTATTGGCTTTAATGGCAATATTTTCGTAGTCTCCGTTCTGGTTTAATTTCCCTTTATACTTTAAAATATATTCGTAAGTTTCTTTACTTCCCTGTCCAAGACGTCCCGGCGCAGCTTCAAGATTGTGGTCTTTAATAGCTGCCATTACTTCCTGTGGAGAAAGATTATTGGCCGCCAGACGGTCCGGCTTCAGCCAGATTCTCATGGAATAATCCATTGTTCCGAAAACCTGAGCCTGAGCAACACCCGGAATACGCTGTATCTGCGGTATGATGTTGATTTTAAGGTAGTTTTGAAGAAAAAGCTCGTCATATTGCTTAGGATCGTCACTGGATAACCCCATGAACATGATCATACTGTTCTGAACTTTCTGCGTGGAAATTCCCGCTTGAACTACCTCCTGCGGAAGCTGACTCATTGCTTTGGATACACGATTCTGAACGTTTACAGCAGCGTTATCAGGATCAGATCCCTGCTTGAAGAATACGCTCAGTGTCATAGTACCGTCGTTACTGGAGTTGGAGGTCATGTAGGTCATATTCTCAACCCCGTTTACCGCCTCTTCAATAGGCGTGGCTACTGATCTTGCTACCACTTCTGCGTTCGCTCCCGGATAAAAGGCGGTTACCTGAACACTTGGCGGTGCAATGTCCGGGAACAGCGTAATCGGCAGGTTGAAAACCGAAAGTGCTCCCAGCAATAGCAGTATGATGGAGATGACCGTTGAAAGTACCGGTCTTTCTATAAATTGTTTTAACATAAGAAGTTTATTTTTTTAAGTCTTCTGTATCGGGATGGATTACAAAGGTTTAGCTCTCAACAGACTGTCGGACGAAATGGCTTTCGGCTTGATAGAAACACCGTCTTTTAAATTGCCTATTCCTGTGTACACGATTTTCTCTCCTGGAGTAACTCCTTCAGATATAAAGTAGTAGCCTGATGTTTTTCCTGAGATCTTAACCGGTTTGCTGGTTACCTTGTTGTCCTTTCCTAAAATATACACATAGGTTTTATCCTGAATTTCAAAGGTAGATTCCTGTGGAATTACGACAGCATTGGAAAGCATCTGAGGCATACGCACTCTTCCTGTATTTCCGGTTCTCAAAGTACCCTGTGCATTAGGGAAAACAGCACGTACGCTGATGGCTCCCGTTGTTTTGTCGAACTGGCCGTCTACAATGCTCATCTTTCCTTTTTCAGGATAAATGCTGTTGTCTGCGATCACAAGGTCTACCATTGGCATGTTTTTCAGCTTTTCCTCTAAACTTGCTCCGGGATATTTTTTCTGAAACGCAATAAAATCCAGTTCGCTTAAAGAGAAATAAGCATAAATCTCGCTGATGTCCGATAATAAGGTCAATGGATTAACATCTGTTCTGGAGATCAGGCTTCCTTTCTTGTAGGGAATTCTTCCGATGTATCCGCTTACCGGCGCTGTAATGGTGGTGAATCCTACGTTGATTCTTGCATTTCCAACGGAAGCTTTGGCTTGTGATGCAGCAGCAACGGCAGCCGCATAATTGGCTTTGGCTGTTTTAAGCTGTACATCAGAAACCACTTTTGCGGCTACCAGCGGCTGAAGTCGGTCTACTTCCACTCTGGCTTTTTCAATATTGGCATTGGCAGCCTGAAGGTTGGCCTGGGCCATATTCACCTGCTCGCCATAGCTTCTTGAATCTATTTTAAACAGAGGCTGTCCGGCTCTTACGTAAGAACCTTCCTCCACGTAGATCCTGTCCAGATATCCGTCTACCTGAGACCTGATTTCTACGTTATTTTTACCCTCCAGTGCGGTGGGAAATTCCTGATATGTTGTGGCTGGAGATGTGATCACGGTATAAACCGGAAGCTCCGGTGCAGGCGGTGCTGCATTGGAACCTTCTGCTGCTTTGGTGCAGTTCTGCAAAAGGATAATACTAGATATAAGTACAATAAACCTTATTTTTCCAGGTATTTTCATTGTTGGTTTAATTTTTTTAATGAAGTGTTAGATTTAAGTAATAATGTTCATTTAATAAATTCTGTTATTTTTTCTAACAGTGTTAATGATAGGTTCAAAAAAAATTTCAGAATTTTTAATAAAGGAGTCAGATCGTCATTTTCATAATAGTTTCCTTGTTTAAAGTTGGGTATGTATATATAATGAGGTGTATTAATTATGTGTTAATTTATCTAACAGTGTTAAGTGGACAGCCGAAGTTTTCCGGAAAATGGTAAATGATAGTTTTCATGCTACTTTTTTAGTTTTTTAATTGAATATTGTACTGATATTCGATGTTATTTTTCCTAACGGTGTTAATTATAAATTCAAAAAAAATTTACAAAGACTTAACGAAAGCAGAAACAGTTTCGTCCAGAGTTGTTTTATTCATTGTAGAAGGAATATCTGTATTTCTCATCATCATAATAGAGATCAGCCCATGTACCGCAGAAAATAAAGCGTGCGACATATGGCAGGCGTTGTCTGTATTGTTCCCGTTTTTCTTGATAATGTTGTAGGTACACTCATAGATCAGATCCTGGAATGAAGAAAATTCCTCTTTCATCTGGCCTTTTCCGCTGCACTGCATTCCCAAACCAAACATCAGCTGATAGTATTCCTTATTCTTAAAAGCAAAGTCCCAGTAGGCATCCACTATAGCAATAAGCTGCTCTTCCGGGGTATCAAATTTTCTCTGAGCTTTTAATAATTCTATATGAAGACAGTGGAAACCATTAATGGAAATCTCATACAAAATAGCTTCCTTGTTTTCAAAATAATCATACACCACAGGAGCACTGTACTCAATAGCGTCTGCTATTTTCCGCATCGAAAGTGATGCCCAGCCCTCCGTTTTAGCCAATCCGAAAGCAGCCTGCAAAATGTTTGCACGGATGGATTCTTTCTCTCGTTGACGGCGTTCATGTAAGCCCATGATTTTTATTTACTAACAGTGTTAGCAAAACTACAAACTTTTACACATATCTTCCAAATGATATTTGATATTTAACATTTAACGCAAGTTTATAAATTCCTGAATTGGCTTGTATTAAAAGAAGCTTTATCTTTGTGGGCAAAGAAATAAAGGATATGAATACTCCCTCAAATATGCTGGCTCTAGGAACCAAAGCTCCTTTTTTTGAGCTTCCAAACCCATCAAAAACCAATGAAATTCAGTCTCTTGATGAGCTGAAAGGAGAAAAAGGAACGCTGGTGATCTTTATGTGCAACCATTGCCCGTTTGTACTTCACGTGATCGATAAGATCAATGAGCTGTATGAAGATTATAATGATAAAGGAATTGAATTCATTGCAATCAACGCCAATGATGTAGAAAAATATCCGGCAGATGCCCCGGAAAAAATGATCGAGTTCCAGATTGAGAGAAAATTTGATTTCCCTTATTTATATGATGAAAGCCAGACCGTGGCAAAAGCTTATGATGCTGCATGCACACCGGACTTCTATTTCTTTGATGATAAGCTTGATCTGATCTATAGAGGGCAGATGGATGATTCAAGACCGGGGAACAATAAAGATGTAACCGGGGAAGATCTCATCATTGCTTTTGAAAATCTTTTATTAGGTGAACCGCAGGAAGAGATCCAAAGACCAAGCATGGGATGTAATATTAAGTGGAAGTAATAGAGTTCAAGGTTTAAAGTTTAAATATTAAAGTTTAAAGTTTTGAATGTACTTATAATATAGCTGTTCTTTTAAGAGCAGCTTTTTTTATAAACGAACCTCCGTGTCATCCGTGCAATCTGTGGGAATTAAACTACATTTTGAATCAGAAATGCTTCGACTTCGCTCAGCATGACAGCCGAGATGTTTTTAAAAGCCGGCCGTAACTTTCACCTCATTTTCAACCTTCAAATCTACATTCACTTTATTGTGGGAGAAATTTTTTATAAACTCAGAAGGTGTTTTTTCCGTGTACTTTTTAAACATCCGGTTAAAATAGGTCACATTATTAAACCCACAGCTGTAACTGCATTCTGAAATACTCTTATCCTGCGACATCAGCAGGCAGGCTTTATTGATGCGATACCGGTTCACAAACTCTGTAAAAGTGATCTGGGTAGCCTTTTTAAAAAAATTACAGAAAGCGGGGAGGGTAAGATTGGCAATTCTGGCTACGTCTTCAATATTGATTTCCTTGTCATAATGATGTTCTACATAAGTAAAAATATTTTCCAGTCGGGTTTTATTTTTTGAGATAATGGTATAAGGCATAATTTCCTTGTTCAAAAGATCATAATCTTCACATTTAGAAAGTTCAAATAAAATCTCAAGTAAAAGCAGATATCTTTTGTAGCCTTCCGATTCCAGCATCAGTTTTAGTTTGGGAAGCATTATTTTTTTGATTTTGTGGTGAAAGTGGATTCCGTATTTGGAAAGTTCCAGCAGATTTTTGATAGATCTTGCTTCCACTTCCTGTTGGGGAAACTGAAGAATTTCTTCCCTGAACTGAAGCACGATCTCCTCATGCGGATCCGTAGAATTCAACCCAAAACCCGAGTGCGGAATATTGGAACCGATCAGTACAAGATCACCGTTCGTATAATTACTCTTATGATAGCCCACGTGGCGCGTCCCGTTTCCTGATATAACGCATACCAGTTCAATTTCGGGGTGGTAATGATACTCCCATTTGAATTCTGATATCGGCGAATTGTTGTGCAGCGTGCGGAACGAGCTTTTTTCACTGGGAATAATTCTTTCAAAATTAACTTTCATCTCATTAATCGTATTTATTCAATAAAAATACGAATTATATTAATATAGTTCAAATATTGATTTATTGTGTTAAATTAATGTTAAGCGAAATGCTTCTATCTTAGCCGACAAGAAATGATCTCCATGAAAAATTTCAATATTAAAGCTGTATTATTTTTAAATTATTTCGTTTTCGCGATTCTTTTGAATTCCGTGGGAACTGTGATTCTGCAGGTACAGCAAAACTTCGGAATTTCAAAATCTTCAGCCAGTGTGCTGGAAGGTTTTAAAGATCTTCCGATTGCTATATGTTCCTTTATTCTGGCATCATTTCTGCCAAAAATAGGAATCAAAAATTCCATGCTCATTGCTCTTTTCCTGGTGAGCTGCATGTGTTTTGTAATGCCGTTTGCCAGCGATTTCTGGTTTTTCAAGCTATTATTTGCTATCGTAGGAATTTCTTTTGCCTTAATAAAAATATCGGTTTTTACTTCCATAGGTCTTGTTACGGAAACGGATAAGGAACATTCAAGCTTTATGGGTTTTCTGGAAGGCTTTTTTATGATCGGGGTGCTGGCGGGAAATGTACTTTTCAGCTTATTTATAGATGATCATAATCCGAAATCAACCCAATGGATGAATGTTTATTGGGTGTTGGGAACACTTTCAGCATTATCATTCCTTTTTCTATTCTTTTCAAAGTTAAATGAAAAAGAAGCCAGAAGCGAGAAAACAGATTTGCTGGGTGACCTTAAAAACAGCATCAGCTTATTCAGCTATAAAAAAGTACTGTTTTTTCTTCTCTGTGCTTTCCTTTTCGTATTGGTAGAGCAGAGTTTTCAGACCTGGACGCCTACTTTTTATAAAGAAATTTTAAAGCTGCCTACTTCTATGAGCATCCAGGCCGGAGCGGTTTTAGCCGGAGCTTTTGCTCTTGGAAGGTTTTTATCCGGATTTTTCTCCAAAAAATTCAGCTGGATCTATGTGGTTTCCTTTTGTGTGATCGGTTTTGCCATCAGTATACTTTTGGTTCTGCCATTAACTCACAATATTCAGATCAGTGAAGGGACGGGCTGGTTCAATGCTCCTTTAGTGGTGTACTTATTTCCGTTAATGGGTGGTTTGCTGGCACCGATTTATCCAAGTATCAATTCTGTGATCCTGGCATCTATTCCGAAATATCTGCATAGTGCCATGTCCGGACTCATCGTTGTTTTTTCTGCGATAGGAGGTACAATAGGGTCTATGATCACAGGTTTTGTGTTTCAGGAATTCAGTGGGCAGCAGGCATTTTATCTTTCGCTGATACCGCTTTCACTGCTGATTATTTCAGCCATTTTCATGAATAAATTAAAAATAAACCCTAAGAAATAATAATGAATAAACAGCTTTACATAAACGAAATTCAGGTTCTTTTTGATGATGTGCAAAGAGCCAGAATTTTTGAAGATCAGAAGATGATGACTGATGCAGTTCCTATGTTTCCTGTTTCGGAGATCAATGCGGAATATGAAAAGAAAAAAGGAAGTGAAGGATTTGATCTTAAAGATTTTGTGATGAAGAATTTCGATTTTCTCGGAGCAAAAATTTCAATCCAGAGAGAAGATCAGCTGCCGATTGACCAGCACATCGAAAAGCTCTGGGACGAACTGACCCGTACAGCTTATGAAGAAAAAGGAACACTATTGAAGCTTCCGAAGCCGTACATTGTCCCGGGAGGCCGTTTTAATGAATTCTTCTACTGGGACAGCTATTTCATTATGCTAGGGTTACAGGTTTCCGGGAGAACAGAAATGATGGAAAATATTGTGGAAAACTGTTCTTATCT
Protein-coding sequences here:
- a CDS encoding efflux RND transporter permease subunit; translated protein: MLKQFIERPVLSTVISIILLLLGALSVFNLPITLFPDIAPPSVQVTAFYPGANAEVVARSVATPIEEAVNGVENMTYMTSNSSNDGTMTLSVFFKQGSDPDNAAVNVQNRVSKAMSQLPQEVVQAGISTQKVQNSMIMFMGLSSDDPKQYDELFLQNYLKINIIPQIQRIPGVAQAQVFGTMDYSMRIWLKPDRLAANNLSPQEVMAAIKDHNLEAAPGRLGQGSKETYEYILKYKGKLNQNGDYENIAIKANNDGSFLRLKDVARVEFGSYTYTATNRVDGKPVAGFAILQTAGSNANDILTEIEKQVDQFSTTLPKGVKPIIMYNSKDFLDASIHQVVETLVIAFILVFIVVYIFLQDFRSTLIPAIAVPVAIIGTFFFLQLFGFSINMLTLFALVLAIGIVVDDAIVVVEAVHSKMEHTGMPVEQATTNSMSEISGAIISITLVMCAVFIPVGFMQGPAGVFYRQFAFTLVIAIMISAVNALTLSPALCALFLNDPQGEHGEHSQKKGFGARFFNAFNVAFNNMTRKYIYSLKFLIKNKWVAIGGLALIIAGSVFLIKKAPTGFIPTEDQGFVLYAVNTPPGSSLERTNRATEQIDKIVKSEKAMNHLWVADGMNFISNANASPYSAGFIKLKDYKDRGEMKDPDQIAATLTGKVAQVKDANAFFFNFPTVQGFGNVSGFEFMLQDKTNGSFEQLGTTTQAFIGELMKRPEIAFAFTTYAAGNPQYTIDVDTDKANQLGVSVTELMQTMQIYYGSSFVSDFNRFGKYYRVMAQADVPYRTDANSLEGIYVKNNAGEMVPVKTLVTLKRTFGPETVTRNNLFNAVTINGTPKPGYSTGDAIKAVEEVAQKSLPRGFGYEWTGITREEIKTGGQTAFVFLLSILFVYFLLAAQYESYILPFAVILTVPTGIFGVFAFTGLAGIDNNIYVQVGLIMLVGLLAKNAILIVEFAVQRRKAGKTLIESALQASRLRLRPILMTSFAFIIGMLPLVWTQGAAAKGNHSIGISTVGGMFTGVVFGIFIIPVMYVIFQYLHEKMPSRKKRRLLKKQQEELLAAAH
- a CDS encoding efflux RND transporter periplasmic adaptor subunit produces the protein MKIPGKIRFIVLISSIILLQNCTKAAEGSNAAPPAPELPVYTVITSPATTYQEFPTALEGKNNVEIRSQVDGYLDRIYVEEGSYVRAGQPLFKIDSRSYGEQVNMAQANLQAANANIEKARVEVDRLQPLVAAKVVSDVQLKTAKANYAAAVAAASQAKASVGNARINVGFTTITAPVSGYIGRIPYKKGSLISRTDVNPLTLLSDISEIYAYFSLSELDFIAFQKKYPGASLEEKLKNMPMVDLVIADNSIYPEKGKMSIVDGQFDKTTGAISVRAVFPNAQGTLRTGNTGRVRMPQMLSNAVVIPQESTFEIQDKTYVYILGKDNKVTSKPVKISGKTSGYYFISEGVTPGEKIVYTGIGNLKDGVSIKPKAISSDSLLRAKPL
- a CDS encoding TetR/AcrR family transcriptional regulator, with protein sequence MGLHERRQREKESIRANILQAAFGLAKTEGWASLSMRKIADAIEYSAPVVYDYFENKEAILYEISINGFHCLHIELLKAQRKFDTPEEQLIAIVDAYWDFAFKNKEYYQLMFGLGMQCSGKGQMKEEFSSFQDLIYECTYNIIKKNGNNTDNACHMSHALFSAVHGLISIMMMRNTDIPSTMNKTTLDETVSAFVKSL
- a CDS encoding thioredoxin family protein — protein: MNTPSNMLALGTKAPFFELPNPSKTNEIQSLDELKGEKGTLVIFMCNHCPFVLHVIDKINELYEDYNDKGIEFIAINANDVEKYPADAPEKMIEFQIERKFDFPYLYDESQTVAKAYDAACTPDFYFFDDKLDLIYRGQMDDSRPGNNKDVTGEDLIIAFENLLLGEPQEEIQRPSMGCNIKWK
- a CDS encoding AraC family transcriptional regulator; this encodes MKVNFERIIPSEKSSFRTLHNNSPISEFKWEYHYHPEIELVCVISGNGTRHVGYHKSNYTNGDLVLIGSNIPHSGFGLNSTDPHEEIVLQFREEILQFPQQEVEARSIKNLLELSKYGIHFHHKIKKIMLPKLKLMLESEGYKRYLLLLEILFELSKCEDYDLLNKEIMPYTIISKNKTRLENIFTYVEHHYDKEINIEDVARIANLTLPAFCNFFKKATQITFTEFVNRYRINKACLLMSQDKSISECSYSCGFNNVTYFNRMFKKYTEKTPSEFIKNFSHNKVNVDLKVENEVKVTAGF
- a CDS encoding MFS transporter, whose protein sequence is MKNFNIKAVLFLNYFVFAILLNSVGTVILQVQQNFGISKSSASVLEGFKDLPIAICSFILASFLPKIGIKNSMLIALFLVSCMCFVMPFASDFWFFKLLFAIVGISFALIKISVFTSIGLVTETDKEHSSFMGFLEGFFMIGVLAGNVLFSLFIDDHNPKSTQWMNVYWVLGTLSALSFLFLFFSKLNEKEARSEKTDLLGDLKNSISLFSYKKVLFFLLCAFLFVLVEQSFQTWTPTFYKEILKLPTSMSIQAGAVLAGAFALGRFLSGFFSKKFSWIYVVSFCVIGFAISILLVLPLTHNIQISEGTGWFNAPLVVYLFPLMGGLLAPIYPSINSVILASIPKYLHSAMSGLIVVFSAIGGTIGSMITGFVFQEFSGQQAFYLSLIPLSLLIISAIFMNKLKINPKK